In one Pseudomonas sp. 31-12 genomic region, the following are encoded:
- the pqqC gene encoding pyrroloquinoline-quinone synthase PqqC codes for MTDTPMSPAEFEAALRAKGAYYHIYHPYHVAMYEGRATREQIQGWVANRFYYQVNIPLKDAAILANCPDREIRREWIQRLLDHDGAPGEDGGIEAWLRLGQAVGLDPDQLRSQELVLPGVRFAVDAYVNFARRANWQEAASSSLTELFAPQIHQSRLDSWPQHYPWIDPTGYEYFRTRLGQARRDVEHGLAITLQHYTTREGQERMLEILQFKLDILWSMLDAMSMAYELNRPPYHSVTDQRVWHKGITL; via the coding sequence ATGACTGACACCCCCATGTCCCCCGCCGAATTCGAAGCGGCCCTGCGCGCCAAGGGCGCCTATTACCACATCTATCACCCCTATCATGTGGCGATGTATGAAGGCCGGGCGACCCGCGAGCAGATCCAGGGTTGGGTCGCCAACCGCTTCTACTATCAGGTGAACATCCCCCTGAAGGACGCCGCCATCCTCGCCAACTGCCCGGACCGCGAGATCCGTCGCGAGTGGATTCAGCGCTTGCTGGACCATGACGGCGCCCCCGGCGAAGACGGCGGCATCGAAGCCTGGCTGCGTCTGGGCCAGGCCGTCGGCCTCGACCCGGATCAGCTGCGCTCGCAGGAACTGGTATTGCCCGGCGTGCGTTTCGCCGTGGACGCCTACGTCAACTTCGCCCGCCGGGCCAATTGGCAGGAAGCCGCCAGCAGCTCGCTGACCGAGTTGTTCGCGCCGCAGATCCACCAATCGCGCCTGGACAGCTGGCCGCAGCATTACCCGTGGATCGACCCGACAGGTTACGAGTATTTCCGCACACGCCTCGGTCAGGCGCGCCGGGATGTCGAGCATGGTCTGGCCATCACGTTGCAGCACTACACGACGCGGGAAGGCCAGGAGCGCATGCTGGAAATTCTCCAGTTCAAACTGGACATCCTTTGGAGCATGCTCGATGCCATGAGCATGGCCTACGAATTGAACCGCCCGCCGTATCACAGCGTGACTGACCAGCGGGTCTGGCATAAAGGAATCACCTTATGA
- the pqqE gene encoding pyrroloquinoline quinone biosynthesis protein PqqE, with amino-acid sequence MSDKLPPKPDIGLPLWLLAELTYRCPLQCPYCSNPLDFAEQGKELSTEQWIKVFREAREMGAAQLGFSGGEPLVRQDLAELIAEARKLGFYTNLITSGIGLTEQKISDFKKAGLDHIQISFQASDEQVNNLLAGSKKAFAQKLEMARAVKAHGYPMVLNFVTHRHNIDKIDRIIELCIALEADFVELATCQFYGWAQLNRVGLLPTREQLVRAERITNEYRARLEAEGHPCKLIFVTPDYYEERPKACMNGWGSIFLTVTPDGTALPCHGARQMPVQFPNVRDHSMQHIWYDSFGFNRFRGYDWMPEPCRSCDEKEKDFGGCRCQAFMLTGDASNADPVCSKSEHHGVILKAREEAEHATQTIEQLAFRNERNSRLIAKS; translated from the coding sequence GTGTCGGACAAGTTACCGCCCAAACCCGACATCGGCCTGCCTTTATGGCTGCTGGCCGAGCTGACTTATCGCTGCCCGCTGCAATGCCCGTACTGCTCCAATCCGCTGGATTTTGCCGAGCAAGGCAAAGAACTGAGCACCGAACAGTGGATCAAAGTGTTCCGCGAAGCGCGGGAGATGGGTGCAGCGCAACTGGGCTTCTCCGGCGGTGAGCCGCTGGTGCGTCAAGACCTCGCCGAGTTGATCGCCGAGGCGCGCAAGCTGGGTTTCTACACCAACCTGATCACCTCCGGCATCGGCCTGACCGAACAGAAAATCAGCGACTTCAAGAAGGCCGGTCTGGACCACATCCAGATCAGTTTCCAGGCCAGCGACGAGCAAGTGAATAACTTGCTGGCCGGTTCGAAAAAAGCCTTCGCGCAGAAGCTGGAAATGGCCCGCGCGGTGAAGGCCCACGGTTATCCGATGGTGCTGAACTTCGTGACCCATCGGCACAACATCGACAAGATCGACCGGATCATCGAGCTGTGCATCGCCCTTGAGGCCGACTTCGTAGAACTCGCGACGTGCCAGTTTTACGGTTGGGCGCAGCTCAATCGGGTCGGCCTGCTGCCGACCAGGGAACAACTGGTCCGCGCCGAACGCATCACCAACGAATACCGCGCCAGGCTGGAAGCCGAAGGGCATCCGTGCAAGCTGATTTTCGTCACGCCGGACTACTACGAAGAACGCCCGAAAGCCTGCATGAACGGCTGGGGCAGCATCTTTCTGACAGTCACGCCGGACGGAACCGCACTACCCTGTCACGGTGCCCGACAGATGCCGGTGCAATTTCCCAATGTGCGCGACCACAGCATGCAGCACATCTGGTACGACTCGTTCGGCTTCAACCGCTTTCGCGGTTACGACTGGATGCCCGAGCCGTGCCGCTCCTGCGACGAGAAAGAAAAAGACTTCGGCGGCTGCCGCTGCCAGGCCTTCATGCTCACGGGTGACGCGAGCAATGCCGACCCGGTGTGCAGCAAGTCGGAACATCACGGCGTGATTCTCAAGGCCCGCGAAGAAGCCGAGCACGCGACCCAGACCATCGAACAACTGGCCTTTCGCAATGAACGAAATTCACGCCTCATCGCCAAAAGCTGA
- the pqqB gene encoding pyrroloquinoline quinone biosynthesis protein PqqB: MFVQILGSAAGGGFPQWNCNCVNCAGFRNGSLNAKARTQSSIAISDDGVNWILCNASPDIRAQLQSFSPMQPGRALRDTGISAIILMDSQIDHTTGLLSLREGCPHQVWCTDMVHEDLSTGFPLFNMLKHWNGGLDWNRIELDRSFTIPACPSLRFTPLPLRSAAPPYSPHRFDPHPGDNIGLIVEDLNTGGKLFYAPGLGKVDAPLLDIMAGSDCLLVDGTMWDDDEMQRRGVGTRTGREMGHLAQNGPGGMLEVLEQLPKQRKVLIHINNTNPILDEDSPERAELVRRKVEVAYDGMSIVL; this comes from the coding sequence ATGTTTGTCCAGATTCTAGGTTCCGCCGCCGGCGGCGGTTTCCCCCAGTGGAACTGCAACTGCGTGAACTGCGCCGGTTTTCGCAACGGCAGCCTGAACGCCAAGGCGCGTACCCAGTCGTCCATCGCCATTTCCGATGACGGCGTGAACTGGATCCTGTGTAACGCTTCGCCGGACATCCGTGCCCAACTCCAAAGCTTCTCCCCGATGCAACCGGGCCGCGCCCTGCGTGATACCGGCATCAGCGCGATCATCCTGATGGACAGCCAGATCGACCACACCACCGGCCTGCTCAGCCTGCGCGAAGGTTGCCCGCATCAGGTCTGGTGCACCGACATGGTCCACGAAGACCTGAGCACCGGTTTCCCGCTGTTCAACATGCTCAAGCACTGGAATGGCGGGCTGGACTGGAACCGTATCGAACTCGACCGCAGCTTCACCATCCCGGCCTGCCCGAGCCTGCGCTTCACCCCGCTGCCCCTGCGCAGCGCCGCGCCGCCCTACTCGCCGCACCGCTTCGACCCGCACCCGGGCGACAACATCGGCCTGATCGTCGAAGACCTGAACACCGGCGGCAAGCTGTTCTATGCGCCGGGCCTGGGCAAGGTCGATGCGCCGCTGCTGGACATCATGGCCGGTAGCGATTGCCTGCTGGTGGACGGCACGATGTGGGATGACGACGAAATGCAGCGCCGTGGCGTCGGCACCCGCACCGGACGGGAAATGGGTCATCTGGCGCAAAACGGCCCCGGCGGCATGCTTGAAGTGCTGGAGCAGTTACCCAAGCAGCGCAAGGTGCTTATCCACATCAACAACACCAACCCGATTCTTGATGAGGATTCGCCGGAGCGGGCCGAGCTGGTTCGGCGCAAGGTTGAAGTGGCCTATGACGGCATGAGTATTGTGTTGTAG
- the pqqD gene encoding pyrroloquinoline quinone biosynthesis peptide chaperone PqqD — MSFDRSKIPNWRQGYRYQYEPAQKGHVLLYPEGMIKLNESAALIGGLIDGERDVAAIIAELDAQFPGVPELAEDIEQFMEVARAQHWIELV; from the coding sequence ATGAGTTTCGATCGCAGCAAAATCCCGAACTGGCGTCAGGGCTATCGCTACCAGTACGAACCGGCGCAGAAAGGCCACGTGCTGCTCTACCCCGAAGGCATGATCAAACTCAATGAAAGCGCCGCTTTGATCGGTGGTTTGATCGATGGCGAACGTGACGTCGCGGCGATCATTGCCGAACTGGACGCGCAGTTCCCCGGCGTACCCGAGCTCGCTGAGGACATCGAGCAGTTCATGGAGGTTGCCCGTGCTCAGCACTGGATCGAACTTGTCTGA
- the pqqA gene encoding pyrroloquinoline quinone precursor peptide PqqA, producing MSWSKPAYTDLRIGFEVTMYFASR from the coding sequence ATGTCCTGGTCCAAACCCGCTTACACCGACCTGCGTATCGGCTTTGAAGTCACCATGTACTTCGCAAGCCGCTAA
- the pqqF gene encoding pyrroloquinoline quinone biosynthesis protein PqqF, which produces MPALNHPRPHTETLANGLRVTLRHAPDLKRCAAALRVFAGSHDVPLAWPGLAHFLEHLLFLGTERFPAGQGLMAYVQGHGGQVNARTSERTTDFFFELPTQTFSGGLERLSDMLAHPRMNPDDQRREREVLHAEFVAWSRDATAQQQFALFDGLSAAHPLRAFHAGNRYSLPVPQPEFQQALQDFYQRFYRTGQMTLSLTGPQSLDELRAMAQRFGDPIAVGEKVQQEAPAALMDSSDKSYQQARERRLDLLFAFEALPDSSREALAFLCHWLNASKPGGLLAELREQGLADNLKAAPLYQFAGQALLHIEFNTDKPGSAISERLVDWLGFFASHQSWTELRKEYAALLDRQQQVSGALQRARLDSEQLEAGLSEQGVVALNDILKKIGAVDNFSGEWQLPTPNPFLRAEVAVANAGLIRGQTSKHRGLRTFAQDRSRSRRENSPMQFSQALPDNTDEGAIYLRWRLLAKPHPRLQSSLENRLQPLREDARQAGVDFSFSASGNEWLLKLTGLQEPMPTVLEHALKELTKPDAGFPQEEPPSVLLMPIRQLLKALPEHCLERTTETDDVQQLWASARWQGLATGLSAQTQAAMGLALSRVPGVADDQPSPPASIKSLHLWSVIDTGSSEHALLLFCPTSTRDIADEAAWRLLAHLCQTPFYQRLRVELQLGYAVFSGLRQLHGQTGLLFGVQSPSVAPQDLLEHMERFLSEMPTMIEGIDEATFIVQRQALADQFHATALPHAQAAELLWQGKLAGHSSDYLERLPEAILMIDRKTLKAAALRLNQAEGGWRCLASSACAKAPWQVPK; this is translated from the coding sequence ATGCCTGCGCTGAATCATCCCCGCCCCCACACCGAAACCCTGGCCAACGGCCTACGGGTGACGCTGCGTCATGCTCCCGATTTGAAGCGCTGCGCTGCTGCGTTGCGGGTTTTCGCGGGCAGTCATGACGTGCCGCTGGCATGGCCCGGCCTTGCGCATTTTCTTGAGCATTTGTTGTTTCTGGGGACGGAGCGCTTTCCCGCAGGGCAAGGGCTGATGGCCTACGTACAAGGTCACGGCGGCCAGGTGAATGCGCGCACCAGCGAACGCACGACCGACTTCTTTTTCGAACTGCCGACTCAGACGTTCAGCGGTGGGCTGGAGCGTCTGTCAGACATGCTCGCTCATCCGCGTATGAATCCGGACGATCAGCGGCGGGAACGGGAAGTGCTGCACGCTGAATTTGTCGCATGGTCCCGGGATGCCACGGCTCAGCAGCAGTTCGCGCTGTTCGATGGGCTGTCAGCCGCTCACCCGCTTCGGGCATTTCATGCAGGCAACCGGTACAGCCTGCCGGTGCCGCAGCCGGAGTTTCAGCAAGCGTTGCAGGATTTCTATCAGCGGTTTTATCGGACCGGGCAGATGACGTTGAGCCTGACGGGCCCGCAAAGTCTCGATGAGTTGAGGGCAATGGCTCAGCGCTTTGGCGACCCTATCGCCGTAGGGGAAAAGGTCCAGCAAGAAGCACCTGCAGCGCTGATGGATTCTTCCGACAAAAGTTATCAACAGGCTCGCGAACGTCGGCTCGATCTACTGTTCGCGTTCGAAGCGTTGCCAGACTCATCCCGCGAAGCATTAGCATTCCTGTGCCATTGGCTGAACGCGTCGAAACCTGGCGGTCTGTTGGCTGAATTGCGCGAACAAGGGCTGGCGGACAACCTGAAAGCCGCGCCGCTGTATCAGTTCGCCGGGCAAGCGTTGCTGCACATTGAATTCAACACCGATAAACCGGGAAGCGCGATCAGCGAGCGGCTCGTGGATTGGCTGGGCTTTTTTGCTTCTCACCAGAGCTGGACCGAGTTGCGCAAAGAATACGCCGCCCTGCTCGACCGTCAGCAACAAGTGAGCGGCGCCCTGCAACGAGCCCGACTGGACAGCGAGCAGCTTGAAGCCGGTTTATCCGAACAAGGCGTCGTAGCGCTCAACGACATCCTGAAAAAAATCGGCGCTGTGGATAACTTCAGCGGTGAATGGCAATTGCCGACGCCTAATCCGTTCTTACGGGCTGAAGTCGCTGTGGCCAATGCCGGGCTGATTCGCGGCCAGACCAGCAAACACCGTGGCCTGCGGACGTTCGCCCAGGATCGCTCGCGCAGCCGTCGCGAAAACTCTCCTATGCAGTTCAGTCAGGCGTTGCCGGATAACACTGACGAAGGCGCGATTTATCTGCGGTGGCGACTGCTGGCGAAACCTCACCCTCGTCTTCAATCGAGCCTGGAAAATCGCCTGCAACCCTTGCGCGAAGATGCCCGTCAGGCGGGCGTCGACTTTTCCTTCAGTGCGTCAGGCAATGAATGGCTGCTGAAATTGACTGGCCTGCAGGAGCCAATGCCGACCGTCCTCGAACATGCGCTGAAAGAGCTGACAAAACCCGACGCCGGTTTCCCACAGGAGGAACCGCCTAGCGTGCTGTTGATGCCGATCAGACAGCTGCTGAAGGCGCTGCCCGAGCATTGCCTTGAGCGCACCACTGAGACTGATGACGTGCAGCAGCTGTGGGCGAGTGCGCGCTGGCAGGGTCTGGCGACGGGCCTGTCGGCGCAGACGCAAGCGGCGATGGGCCTGGCGCTGAGCCGTGTGCCCGGTGTTGCGGACGATCAGCCGTCGCCGCCCGCCTCGATAAAATCGCTGCACCTTTGGAGCGTGATCGACACCGGCTCCAGCGAACACGCGTTGTTGCTGTTTTGTCCGACTTCCACGCGAGACATCGCTGACGAAGCCGCGTGGCGTCTGCTCGCGCACCTGTGCCAGACGCCGTTCTATCAGCGTCTGCGGGTTGAGCTGCAATTGGGTTACGCTGTGTTCAGTGGCCTGCGTCAGCTCCATGGGCAGACCGGGCTGCTGTTCGGCGTTCAATCACCGAGTGTTGCGCCTCAGGATCTGCTGGAACACATGGAACGCTTCTTGAGCGAAATGCCCACGATGATTGAAGGCATTGATGAAGCGACTTTCATCGTTCAGCGCCAGGCTCTGGCCGATCAATTCCATGCCACCGCACTGCCCCACGCGCAGGCAGCCGAATTGCTCTGGCAGGGCAAACTGGCCGGCCACTCGTCGGATTATCTGGAGCGTCTGCCCGAAGCGATCCTGATGATCGATCGCAAAACGTTGAAAGCCGCCGCCCTACGACTGAATCAAGCCGAAGGTGGCTGGCGCTGCCTGGCCAGCAGTGCTTGCGCAAAGGCGCCTTGGCAAGTGCCAAAATGA